In Apium graveolens cultivar Ventura chromosome 10, ASM990537v1, whole genome shotgun sequence, the following are encoded in one genomic region:
- the LOC141690196 gene encoding tetraspanin-18-like: MRTPCCHSFLSFLLKFLHFLQTFAGISLILYSIYLLNQWNHHHSPPHRPIPAPSPSNFDGRMVKFGSLPVLDRGEPLNLFGEGFEVDGGEKFNSVELPAPWFIYATMGLGIVLCSISCIGHIAAEVINGCCLCFYTILAAVLILVEGALVAFIAIDRNWEMDIPYDPTGDVDNFRKFIEDNADICKWVGIAVVIVQALALLLSLVLRSMVSTRPVGDDIEGDYDVRVRTREPLLNSQVGQASGSVKGDSDIWSSRMREKYGLHGGDPK, translated from the exons ATGAGAACCCCTTGTTGCCACTCATTCCTCTCTTTTCTTCTCAAATTCCTCCACTTTCTCCAAACATTCGCCGGAATTTCCCTCATTTTGTACTCTATTTACTTGCTTAATCAATGGAATCACCACCATTCGCCGCCGCACCGCCCTATTCCGGCGCCTTCTCCGTCTAATTTTGATGGTAGAATGGTAAAGTTTGGATCTTTACCGGTTCTTGATCGAGGGGAGCCGTTGAACCTTTTCGGAGAAGGTTTCGAGGTTGATGGTGGAGAGAAATTTAATTCCGTTGAGCTTCCTGCTCCCTG GTTTATATATGCAACTATGGGATTGGGCATTGTGCTGTGTTCTATCTCGTGCATCGGTCATATTGCAGCTGAAGTAATCAATGGATGTTGCCTTTGTTTC TATACAATATTAGCTGCTGTACTCATTCTGGTCGAAGGGGCCCTGGTAGCATTTATTGCCATTGATCGTAACTGGGAGATG GATATTCCATATGACCCTACTGGAGACGTTGATAACTTCCGTAAATTCATTGAGGACAACGCTGATATTTGTAAGTGGGTTGGTATTGCTGTAGTTATAGTTCAG GCACTGGCTCTTCTTCTTTCCCTGGTCTTGCGATCCATGGTTTCTACTCGTCCAGTAGGGGACGACATTGAGGGAGATTATGATGTTAGGGTAAGAACCAGGGAACCACTTCTGAATTCACAAGTAGGCCAGGCATCTGGGTCAGTGAAGGGTGATTCTGATATATGGAGCTCAAGAATGCGAGAGAAG TATGGGTTGCATGGGGGTGATCCCAAGTAG